The Streptomyces sp. HUAS CB01 genome has a segment encoding these proteins:
- a CDS encoding sirohydrochlorin chelatase — protein MSSPTGPASGLPVRMPRPRQPGRHRRPEPVVAPEGAPTLVLAVPGTPSSAIRSLAEEVVSIARSELPGLEAAIGYVDGDDAEYPTLGSVLTRSAALRTERYELAKAAGREVAEPEGPASVVVPLLAGPDSALIRRIRQAVMDSRSTAELTDVLGPHPLLAEALHVRLSEAGLARADRARLFTVATAADGIVLATVGGDEAVQAAGITGMLLAARLAVPVMAAALDQEGAIAATAEELRVSGSAQLALAPYLVGPEVPQGLLEAAAAEAGCSAAEPLGAYPAIGKLVLSQYTTALGITPQPQGAQSR, from the coding sequence ATGAGCTCCCCCACTGGGCCCGCATCCGGCCTGCCAGTACGAATGCCGCGACCCCGCCAGCCCGGGCGGCACCGCCGCCCCGAGCCCGTGGTGGCACCCGAGGGCGCGCCGACCCTCGTCCTCGCCGTGCCCGGCACCCCCTCGTCCGCGATACGCAGCCTCGCCGAGGAAGTCGTCAGCATCGCCCGTTCCGAGCTGCCCGGCCTCGAGGCCGCGATCGGTTACGTCGACGGCGACGACGCCGAGTACCCCACGCTGGGGAGCGTGCTGACCCGGTCCGCCGCACTGCGCACCGAGCGTTACGAACTGGCGAAGGCGGCCGGCCGCGAGGTCGCCGAGCCGGAGGGCCCGGCCTCCGTCGTCGTACCGCTGCTCGCCGGCCCGGACAGCGCCCTGATCCGCCGGATCCGCCAGGCCGTCATGGACAGCCGGTCGACCGCGGAGCTGACGGACGTCCTCGGCCCGCACCCGCTCCTCGCCGAGGCCCTGCACGTGAGGCTGTCCGAGGCGGGTCTGGCCCGCGCCGACCGGGCCCGGCTGTTCACCGTTGCCACCGCGGCCGACGGCATCGTCCTGGCCACGGTCGGCGGTGACGAGGCCGTCCAGGCCGCCGGCATCACCGGAATGCTGCTGGCCGCCCGGCTCGCCGTGCCGGTCATGGCGGCCGCCCTGGACCAGGAGGGCGCGATCGCGGCGACGGCCGAGGAACTGCGCGTCTCCGGTTCCGCGCAGCTCGCGCTGGCCCCGTACCTGGTCGGCCCGGAGGTGCCCCAGGGTCTGCTCGAGGCCGCCGCCGCGGAGGCGGGCTGCTCCGCCGCGGAGCCGCTGGGCGCGTACCCCGCGATCGGCAAGCTGGTGCTGTCGCAGTACACGACCGCGCTGGGCATCACGCCCCAGCCGCAGGGCGCCCAGTCCCGCTGA
- a CDS encoding N-acetylglucosamine kinase, translating into MTGGGAGGWVLGADSGGSGLRVALAPAADTSAALTAVSREPVRTGAAGIEAAHLLEQLLPMARELLRRAGAEAPVAVAIGAAGMATLGDELRAVLPGALGRELGVREVALAADAVTAYAGALGQRPGAVVAAGTGMIATGTDLTSWRRADGWGHLLGDCGSGAWIGRAGLEAALRAHDGRAGGSPALLERLEAVFGPAAGLPGLLYPRTDRPAVLASFAPEVARCAADDPVAARILSDAAEHIAAAAAAVCPPPSAGDCHVALTGGLFRIGDPLLVPLRDALARQLPSARTVSAAGDPLAGSLTVAAALAGGTLKLPQDPRLLSLTTTLTDQTGTGSH; encoded by the coding sequence ATGACCGGTGGCGGCGCGGGCGGCTGGGTCCTGGGGGCCGACTCCGGGGGCTCGGGCCTGCGCGTCGCCCTCGCCCCGGCCGCCGACACATCGGCCGCGCTGACCGCCGTGTCCCGGGAGCCGGTCCGTACCGGCGCCGCCGGGATCGAAGCGGCCCATCTGCTGGAGCAGTTGCTGCCGATGGCACGGGAACTCCTGCGCCGGGCCGGGGCGGAGGCGCCCGTCGCCGTCGCGATCGGGGCCGCGGGGATGGCGACCCTCGGGGACGAGCTGCGGGCCGTACTGCCCGGTGCGCTGGGGCGCGAGCTGGGCGTACGGGAGGTCGCACTCGCCGCCGACGCCGTCACCGCGTACGCGGGCGCGCTCGGCCAGCGTCCCGGAGCCGTGGTCGCCGCCGGCACTGGCATGATCGCGACCGGTACGGATCTCACGAGCTGGCGCCGTGCCGACGGCTGGGGCCATCTGCTCGGTGACTGCGGCTCGGGCGCCTGGATCGGGCGGGCCGGGCTGGAGGCGGCGCTGCGGGCCCACGACGGGCGGGCGGGCGGTTCCCCTGCCCTGCTGGAACGGCTGGAGGCCGTGTTCGGCCCGGCGGCGGGGCTGCCGGGGCTCCTGTACCCGCGTACCGACCGGCCGGCCGTGCTGGCGTCGTTCGCCCCCGAGGTCGCCCGCTGCGCCGCCGACGACCCGGTCGCCGCGCGCATCCTCTCCGACGCGGCGGAGCACATCGCTGCGGCGGCCGCCGCCGTCTGTCCGCCCCCTTCTGCCGGTGACTGCCACGTCGCGCTCACCGGTGGGCTGTTCAGGATCGGCGATCCGCTCCTCGTGCCCCTGCGGGACGCCCTGGCCCGTCAACTCCCCTCCGCCCGGACGGTGTCCGCGGCGGGCGACCCGCTCGCCGGTTCGCTGACCGTCGCGGCCGCGCTCGCCGGCGGCACGCTGAAGCTGCCGCAGGATCCACGGCTGCTCTCCCTCACAACCACCCTTACCGATCAGACCGGGACAGGCAGCCATTAA
- a CDS encoding lactonase family protein encodes MEHRRAVRAFIGSFTSAGGRGIVTAALDPATGALTETSATDAVADPSYLATGTTESGPVLYAVSETEEGAVAAFDIGGDGPPRPLGEPVPVLGSGPTHLSLAPGLVLTANYGSGSVSALSVGPGGRPGPALGVLRHEGRGPHPERQGEPHAHQVLPDPSGQWVLTVDLGTDSVRVCALDPAGGAAPALRSETALPPGTGPRHLAFHPGGEHVYVLGELRPTLTVCRWDAGRGVLEPLGEASVLPDGHELPSYASALAVSRDGRFLWAANRGHDSIAVFRLDAGGEKAEHVTTVPCGGHWPRDLALGPTGTRLYAANERSGDVTWFDIDAGTGVPHRAGSLAVPAATCVVFA; translated from the coding sequence GTGGAGCACAGGAGAGCGGTACGGGCGTTCATCGGGTCGTTCACCTCGGCGGGCGGCCGGGGGATCGTCACGGCCGCCCTCGACCCGGCGACGGGAGCACTCACGGAGACGTCGGCGACGGACGCCGTCGCCGACCCGTCGTACCTCGCGACCGGTACGACGGAGAGCGGACCCGTGCTCTACGCCGTCTCCGAGACCGAGGAAGGGGCGGTCGCCGCCTTCGACATCGGCGGGGACGGGCCGCCCCGTCCGCTCGGGGAGCCCGTCCCGGTGCTCGGGTCCGGACCGACCCATCTGTCCCTGGCCCCGGGCCTGGTGCTCACCGCCAACTACGGTTCCGGCAGCGTCAGCGCCCTGTCCGTCGGCCCCGGCGGACGGCCCGGCCCCGCCCTCGGTGTCCTGCGCCACGAGGGCCGGGGGCCGCACCCGGAGCGGCAGGGCGAACCGCACGCCCACCAGGTGCTTCCCGACCCCTCCGGACAGTGGGTCCTCACCGTGGACCTGGGCACGGACTCGGTCCGGGTCTGCGCGCTGGACCCGGCGGGCGGCGCGGCCCCGGCCCTCCGCTCCGAGACCGCGCTGCCGCCGGGAACCGGTCCGCGGCATCTCGCCTTCCACCCCGGCGGGGAACATGTGTACGTGCTGGGCGAGCTGCGTCCCACGCTCACGGTGTGCCGCTGGGACGCCGGCCGGGGAGTCCTGGAACCGCTCGGTGAGGCATCCGTGCTCCCCGACGGGCACGAACTGCCCAGTTACGCCTCCGCCCTGGCCGTGTCCCGCGACGGTCGGTTCCTGTGGGCGGCCAACCGGGGCCATGACTCCATCGCCGTGTTCCGGCTCGACGCCGGCGGGGAGAAGGCAGAGCACGTCACGACCGTGCCGTGCGGCGGCCACTGGCCGCGTGATCTGGCGCTCGGCCCCACCGGTACCCGGCTGTACGCGGCCAACGAGCGCTCCGGGGACGTCACCTGGTTCGACATCGACGCCGGGACCGGCGTGCCGCACCGGGCGGGTTCGCTCGCCGTGCCCGCGGCGACCTGCGTGGTCTTCGCCTGA
- a CDS encoding uracil-DNA glycosylase, producing MAARPLKEIVDAGWADALDPVAERIAAMGDFLRAEIAAGRTYLPAGAHVLRAFQQPFDEVRVLIVGQDPYPTPGHAVGLSFSVAPEVRPVPGSLENIFREMHTDLGLPRPSNGDLTPWTRQGVLLLNRALTTAPRKPGAHRGKGWEEVTEQAIRALAARGKPLVSVLWGRDARNLRPLLGDLPAIESSHPSPMSADRGFFGSRPFSRVNDLLVRQGAQPVDWRLP from the coding sequence GTGGCAGCACGACCGTTGAAAGAAATCGTCGATGCGGGGTGGGCGGACGCCCTGGACCCCGTGGCCGAACGCATCGCCGCGATGGGCGACTTCCTCCGAGCGGAGATCGCCGCGGGGCGGACGTACCTGCCGGCGGGCGCGCATGTGCTGCGCGCCTTCCAGCAGCCGTTCGACGAGGTGCGCGTCCTGATCGTCGGCCAGGACCCCTATCCGACACCCGGTCACGCCGTGGGGCTGAGTTTCTCCGTGGCACCCGAAGTGCGGCCGGTGCCGGGGAGTCTGGAGAACATCTTCCGGGAGATGCACACGGACCTCGGTCTGCCCCGGCCGTCGAACGGCGATCTGACGCCGTGGACCCGGCAGGGCGTGCTGCTGCTCAACAGGGCACTGACCACCGCGCCACGCAAGCCCGGGGCCCACCGGGGCAAGGGCTGGGAAGAGGTGACCGAGCAGGCCATCCGCGCCCTCGCCGCCCGCGGCAAACCGCTCGTGTCCGTGCTGTGGGGGCGCGACGCCCGCAATCTGCGGCCACTGCTCGGCGACCTTCCGGCGATCGAGTCGTCCCACCCCTCCCCCATGTCCGCCGACCGGGGCTTCTTCGGCTCACGGCCGTTCAGCAGGGTGAACGACCTGCTCGTCCGCCAGGGTGCGCAGCCGGTGGACTGGCGACTGCCATGA
- a CDS encoding WD40/YVTN/BNR-like repeat-containing protein, with translation MTDVLLAVGTRKGLFLGHGRAGRWEFDGPHFNAQAVYSIGIDTRRGAVPRLLVGGDSAHWGPSVFHSDDLGATWTEPAKPAVKFPKDTGASLERVWQLHPAGPSAPDVVYAGTEPAALFRSEDAGETFELVRPLWEHPTRSKWVPGGGGEAVHTVVTDDRDPDRVTVAVSTAGVFRSQDGGAAWKPSNEGVSAVFLPDPNPEFGQCVHKIAQDAGDPDRLYLQNHWGVYRSDDAGAKWTDIGAGLPSDFGFAVVAHPHRPGVAYVFPINADADRVPAEHRCRVYRTTDAGGTWEPLSRGLPEGDHYGTVLRDAMCTDGSDPAGIYFGNRNGELYASADDGDSWRQLASHLPDVLCVRAATVG, from the coding sequence ATGACCGACGTTCTGCTGGCAGTAGGCACACGCAAGGGGCTCTTCCTGGGGCACGGGAGAGCCGGCCGGTGGGAGTTCGACGGCCCCCACTTCAACGCCCAGGCCGTGTACTCGATCGGGATCGACACCCGCCGCGGCGCCGTGCCACGACTGCTGGTCGGCGGGGACAGCGCGCACTGGGGCCCTTCGGTGTTCCACTCGGACGACCTGGGCGCGACCTGGACGGAACCGGCCAAGCCCGCGGTGAAGTTCCCCAAGGACACCGGGGCCTCCCTGGAGCGGGTGTGGCAGCTCCACCCCGCCGGCCCCTCGGCCCCCGACGTCGTGTACGCGGGCACGGAGCCGGCCGCCCTGTTCCGCTCGGAGGACGCCGGGGAGACGTTCGAGCTCGTCCGGCCGCTCTGGGAGCACCCCACCCGCTCGAAGTGGGTGCCTGGCGGCGGCGGCGAGGCCGTGCACACCGTCGTCACCGACGACCGGGACCCCGACCGGGTGACCGTGGCCGTCTCCACGGCGGGGGTCTTCCGCAGCCAGGACGGGGGCGCCGCCTGGAAGCCGTCCAACGAAGGGGTGTCGGCGGTCTTCCTGCCCGACCCGAACCCGGAGTTCGGCCAGTGCGTCCACAAGATCGCCCAGGACGCCGGGGATCCCGACCGGCTCTACCTCCAGAACCACTGGGGGGTGTACCGGAGCGACGACGCGGGCGCCAAGTGGACGGACATCGGTGCGGGCCTGCCGTCGGACTTCGGCTTCGCGGTCGTCGCCCATCCGCACCGCCCCGGCGTCGCCTACGTCTTCCCGATCAACGCCGACGCCGACCGGGTCCCGGCGGAGCACCGCTGCAGGGTCTACCGGACGACGGACGCGGGCGGGACGTGGGAGCCGCTGTCGCGCGGGCTGCCCGAGGGCGACCACTACGGCACGGTGCTGCGCGACGCGATGTGCACCGACGGGTCCGACCCGGCCGGGATCTACTTCGGCAACCGGAACGGCGAGCTGTACGCGAGCGCGGACGACGGGGACAGCTGGCGGCAACTCGCCTCCCATCTGCCGGATGTGCTCTGTGTCCGGGCCGCCACGGTCGGTTGA